In one Pseudomonadota bacterium genomic region, the following are encoded:
- a CDS encoding gamma-glutamylcyclotransferase: MAREADTVDWVFAYGSLMWNPGFDAGAAVLARLHGYRRSFCMWSIHHRGTEQDPGLVLALDAEPGASCAGMAFRFPVEGRAEILGDLRERELISSAYVEHVVPLSLATGEEVEALAYVIAPGHPQYCGGLTMARQAEVIAAAHGGRGPNSEYLYNTATHLAELGIEDAELTQLAADVRALKG, translated from the coding sequence ATGGCAAGGGAAGCGGATACGGTCGACTGGGTTTTCGCCTATGGCTCGCTGATGTGGAACCCGGGGTTCGATGCCGGCGCGGCGGTGCTGGCGCGGCTCCACGGGTATCGGCGAAGCTTTTGCATGTGGTCGATCCACCACCGCGGCACGGAGCAGGATCCGGGGCTCGTCCTCGCGCTCGACGCCGAGCCCGGCGCGTCCTGCGCGGGCATGGCGTTCCGGTTTCCTGTCGAGGGGCGCGCGGAGATCCTCGGCGACCTGCGCGAGCGGGAGCTCATCTCCTCGGCCTATGTCGAGCATGTCGTGCCGCTCAGCCTCGCCACGGGCGAGGAGGTCGAGGCGCTGGCCTACGTGATTGCGCCGGGCCACCCGCAATATTGCGGCGGCCTGACCATGGCGCGGCAGGCGGAGGTGATTGCCGCGGCCCATGGCGGGCGCGGGCCCAATTCCGAGTATCTCTACAATACCGCCACGCATCTTGCCGAGCTCGGGATCGAGGACGCGGAACTGACGCAACTGGCGGCGGATGTGCGCGCCCTCAAGGGCTAG
- a CDS encoding DUF2125 domain-containing protein, with protein MRFIIWIMAFATIGWCGYWVLAQSAIEKGARGWFEERRADGWAADVAEVETRGFPYRFDTVLIDVSLADPETGVLWSLPTLDVRALAYRPAHVIAIFPPRQTLASPFGTLTLESEDMRASLRLAGTRLAVQETTAEIAELSARSSQGWEVTLDRALVAARAGEGENSYDLFVDAAGLRPSDALRLTLSPQGRLPDTFETLTLDATAAFDVPWDRFAIEEARPQPTRIELRGFEARWGQLELSAEGGLEIAPDGTPEGRVGLVATNWREILSLGAATGLIPQGVMPTATRTLEALASLSGGPNTIDLPLVFAGGTLSLGPIQLGPAPRIRLR; from the coding sequence ATGCGCTTCATCATCTGGATCATGGCCTTCGCGACGATCGGCTGGTGCGGATACTGGGTCCTCGCGCAATCGGCCATCGAAAAGGGTGCGCGCGGGTGGTTCGAGGAGCGCCGGGCCGATGGCTGGGCCGCCGACGTGGCAGAGGTGGAGACGCGCGGATTTCCCTATCGCTTCGACACCGTGCTCATAGATGTCTCGCTCGCGGATCCCGAGACGGGCGTCCTCTGGTCGCTTCCCACGCTCGACGTGCGCGCGCTGGCCTACAGACCGGCCCATGTCATCGCGATCTTCCCGCCGCGCCAGACGCTGGCCTCGCCCTTCGGCACACTCACGCTCGAGAGCGAGGACATGCGCGCCTCGCTGCGCCTCGCGGGCACGCGCCTCGCAGTGCAGGAAACCACCGCCGAGATCGCGGAGCTGAGCGCGCGCTCCAGCCAAGGCTGGGAAGTGACGCTCGATCGCGCGCTCGTCGCGGCCCGCGCGGGGGAAGGCGAGAACAGCTACGATCTCTTCGTTGATGCGGCGGGCCTGCGCCCGTCGGACGCGCTCCGTCTCACGCTCAGCCCCCAGGGCCGCTTGCCGGACACCTTCGAGACCCTCACGCTCGACGCCACCGCCGCCTTCGACGTGCCCTGGGATCGCTTCGCCATCGAGGAGGCCCGCCCGCAGCCCACCCGCATCGAGCTGCGCGGGTTCGAGGCGCGGTGGGGTCAGCTCGAGCTGAGCGCGGAAGGTGGCCTAGAGATCGCGCCCGATGGCACACCCGAGGGCCGCGTCGGCCTCGTGGCCACCAATTGGCGCGAGATCCTCTCGCTGGGCGCGGCCACCGGCCTCATCCCGCAGGGCGTCATGCCCACAGCCACGCGCACGCTCGAGGCGCTGGCCTCGCTCTCGGGCGGCCCCAACACGATCGACCTGCCCCTCGTGTTCGCGGGCGGCACGCTCTCCCTCGGCCCCATTCAGTTGGGACCGGCGCCGCGCATCCGCCTCCGCTGA
- a CDS encoding peptidoglycan -binding protein, with product MALSRRTGGRVQNSIWPGFVDAMTGLLLVLMFVLTIFLVIQFVLRDEITRQSSEVLGLQAQVSELASALGLARDENAALTQQVDRLDISLDDAEAQVRAQSALIASLSDERAAQEAALAEAAGRIASFEEQVAALLGAQAENEASIAALAAEGAEDDARIAELLSREEALNIALAAAREEIGEEQAAARRADAERAALEALVADLRAEAAERETTLAQLSAALADKEDATADLSAALAALRQEKSSVDAQLATALASLTQSQGTTASLTESLAALRDTLAQSEAARQDEAARASDQAEEIAGLRDRVRSEEGARDAALEDAAVARAELEAALEQITAEEEARLAQAATLLALQAQLADTQAELTAEQQAALAEQATVAALQAELAEAQAALAEEERARLAEAAAVEALRAQLATSQGALTEEEEARLAEAAAAEALRARLLEAQDELTALALDLEARRQEAEDTLTLLAATRGEVDDLEARLAAALAARADAEAEAATLEDTLAQTRAAIGEDGQSVGELRDALAAALAAQIAAENEADRQLTEIERRDALLAAANAELAEEEALSAEQQRSVTLLNEQVAGLQRDVAVLRGLLDDFEARAVDSDAQLVNLGQDLNAALAQVAQEQRRAAAEAEARLAAEEALRQELEARAQDLERAQSTFLAGVRDALEGQEGVRLVGDRFIFSSEVLFPPGGAELSPEGRAQIARVAQTLRDAAAEIPEEIDWVLQVDGHTDDTPLSGFGEFANNWELSQARALSVVIYMVDFLGFDPERLSANGFGEFQPLNPADTDAARAQNRRIELKFTGN from the coding sequence ATGGCGCTGAGCCGGCGCACGGGCGGGCGGGTGCAGAACTCGATCTGGCCCGGCTTCGTGGATGCCATGACGGGCCTCCTCCTCGTGCTGATGTTCGTGCTGACGATCTTTCTCGTCATCCAGTTCGTGCTGCGCGACGAGATCACCCGGCAGTCGAGCGAAGTTCTTGGTCTTCAGGCGCAGGTCTCGGAGCTCGCCTCGGCGCTGGGGCTGGCGCGGGACGAGAACGCGGCGTTGACGCAGCAGGTCGACCGGCTCGATATCTCCCTTGACGATGCCGAGGCGCAGGTCCGTGCGCAGTCGGCGCTAATCGCATCGCTGAGCGACGAACGCGCGGCACAGGAGGCGGCACTGGCGGAGGCCGCGGGGCGGATCGCGAGCTTCGAAGAGCAGGTGGCCGCGCTCCTTGGCGCGCAGGCCGAGAACGAGGCCTCCATCGCCGCCCTCGCGGCCGAGGGCGCGGAGGACGATGCACGCATCGCGGAGCTTCTGAGCCGCGAGGAGGCGCTCAACATCGCGCTGGCGGCGGCCCGCGAGGAGATCGGAGAGGAGCAGGCGGCGGCCCGCCGGGCCGATGCCGAGCGCGCGGCGCTCGAGGCGCTCGTGGCCGACCTGCGCGCGGAGGCGGCGGAGCGGGAGACGACGCTGGCGCAGCTTTCCGCGGCACTGGCCGATAAGGAGGACGCGACCGCGGACCTCTCCGCGGCGCTCGCCGCGCTCCGGCAGGAGAAATCGAGCGTGGATGCGCAACTGGCGACGGCCCTCGCCTCGCTGACGCAGTCTCAGGGGACGACGGCCTCGCTCACCGAAAGCCTCGCCGCCCTGCGCGACACGCTCGCCCAAAGCGAAGCGGCGCGGCAGGACGAAGCCGCCCGCGCGTCCGACCAAGCCGAGGAGATCGCCGGGCTGCGCGACCGGGTGCGCAGCGAGGAAGGCGCGCGGGATGCGGCCCTCGAGGATGCCGCCGTGGCGCGCGCCGAGCTCGAAGCCGCGTTGGAGCAGATCACGGCGGAGGAAGAGGCCCGGCTGGCCCAGGCCGCGACGCTACTGGCGCTGCAGGCGCAATTGGCCGACACTCAGGCCGAGCTCACCGCCGAGCAGCAGGCCGCGCTGGCCGAGCAGGCCACCGTGGCCGCGCTCCAGGCCGAGCTGGCCGAAGCGCAGGCGGCGCTGGCCGAGGAAGAACGGGCGCGTCTGGCCGAGGCCGCGGCGGTGGAGGCCCTGCGCGCGCAGCTTGCCACCAGCCAGGGCGCGCTCACGGAAGAGGAGGAGGCGCGACTGGCCGAGGCCGCGGCCGCCGAGGCCCTGCGCGCGCGCCTTCTCGAGGCGCAGGATGAACTCACCGCGCTTGCGCTCGACCTGGAGGCGCGACGGCAGGAGGCTGAAGACACCCTCACGCTGCTCGCTGCCACGCGCGGCGAGGTCGACGACCTCGAGGCGCGGCTGGCGGCGGCTCTTGCGGCGCGTGCCGATGCGGAGGCCGAGGCGGCGACGCTGGAGGACACCCTCGCCCAAACCCGGGCCGCAATCGGCGAGGACGGGCAGAGCGTGGGCGAGCTCCGCGACGCGCTCGCCGCCGCGTTGGCGGCCCAGATCGCGGCAGAGAACGAGGCGGATAGGCAGCTCACCGAAATCGAGCGACGCGATGCGCTGCTCGCGGCCGCCAATGCGGAACTGGCCGAGGAAGAGGCGCTCAGTGCCGAGCAGCAGCGCTCGGTGACGCTTCTCAATGAGCAGGTAGCCGGGTTGCAGCGTGACGTGGCCGTGCTCCGCGGTCTTCTGGACGATTTCGAGGCGCGCGCCGTGGACAGCGACGCTCAGCTCGTCAATCTCGGGCAGGATCTGAACGCGGCGCTGGCGCAGGTGGCGCAGGAGCAGCGCCGCGCGGCGGCGGAGGCCGAAGCACGGCTGGCCGCCGAGGAAGCGCTGCGTCAGGAGCTCGAGGCGCGGGCGCAGGACCTCGAGCGCGCGCAATCCACCTTCCTCGCCGGTGTCCGCGATGCCCTCGAGGGGCAGGAGGGCGTCCGGCTCGTGGGAGACCGCTTCATCTTCTCTTCCGAAGTGCTTTTCCCGCCAGGCGGTGCAGAGCTCAGCCCCGAGGGGCGCGCGCAGATCGCCCGCGTGGCGCAGACGCTGCGGGACGCGGCTGCGGAGATCCCCGAGGAGATCGACTGGGTCCTGCAAGTGGACGGGCATACCGATGACACGCCGCTTTCTGGCTTCGGGGAGTTCGCCAACAACTGGGAGCTGAGCCAGGCGCGGGCCCTGTCGGTCGTGATCTACATGGTCGATTTTCTTGGCTTCGATCCGGAGCGGCTGAGCGCCAATGGCTTTGGGGAGTTCCAGCCGCTCAACCCCGCGGACACCGATGCGGCGCGCGCGCAAAACCGGCGGATCGAGCTGAAATTCACCGGGAACTAG
- a CDS encoding F0F1 ATP synthase subunit delta: MSEPTSISNGIAARYATAVFELAKDGKALPALETDITSLNEALHGSDDLRGFFNSPVYSRDEMEKAVVAFVEKAGFSDIIKNTLALMAQNRRLFVVPAFVERVKALLAEEKGEVTAEVITSKALTKTQADKLAKVLKAQVGKDVNMEASVDESLIGGMIVKVGSRMVDTSIRSKLAALQNTMKEVG, from the coding sequence GTGTCCGAACCGACTTCGATTTCCAACGGCATAGCCGCGCGTTATGCCACGGCCGTCTTTGAGCTCGCCAAGGATGGCAAAGCCCTCCCGGCCCTCGAAACCGACATCACCTCGCTCAACGAAGCTCTGCACGGCTCCGATGATCTTCGGGGTTTCTTCAACTCGCCGGTCTACAGCCGCGACGAGATGGAAAAGGCGGTCGTGGCCTTCGTGGAGAAGGCGGGCTTCAGCGACATCATCAAGAACACGCTCGCGCTTATGGCGCAGAACCGGCGCCTCTTCGTGGTGCCGGCCTTCGTCGAGCGGGTGAAGGCGCTTCTCGCGGAGGAGAAGGGCGAAGTGACCGCGGAGGTGATCACCTCAAAGGCGCTCACGAAGACGCAGGCCGACAAGCTCGCCAAGGTGCTCAAGGCGCAGGTGGGCAAGGATGTGAACATGGAGGCCTCGGTGGACGAGAGCCTCATTGGCGGAATGATTGTGAAGGTGGGTTCTCGGATGGTCGACACGTCGATCCGCTCCAAGCTCGCTGCACTGCAAAACACCATGAAAGAGGTCGGATAA
- a CDS encoding M23 family metallopeptidase, with protein MPALPSTAPVGTTSHGQKPRVIPGAFVVLAALAAPVGAQEISLALPLDCTLGEDCYINDYVDRDPGAGLRDHACGYVTRDGHNGTDFALKTLAQMEEGVAVLAAAAGQVIGVRDVLPDISVTDPAAPDISGRECGNGVNISHPGGWSTQYCHLKRGSVTVSAGDSVSAGTVLGEVGLSGLTTYPHVHMSLRRGGAIVDPFLPDMDSTCSTTPATTLWQDPPDYTPGGLISAGFATAPVSLADAAAGITVPERLDARDTPALVAWAYGYAGQEGDVIAIDITAPDGAIWTSEQAILGPTGLKLFLRFAGRRLTETNRQEGTFTATVTHLRGATVLAEESAAITLD; from the coding sequence TTGCCGGCGCTGCCATCGACCGCACCGGTCGGGACGACGTCGCACGGCCAAAAGCCCCGGGTCATTCCCGGGGCTTTTGTCGTTCTGGCCGCCCTCGCCGCGCCCGTCGGCGCACAGGAAATCTCCCTTGCCCTGCCCCTCGACTGCACGCTGGGCGAGGACTGCTACATCAACGACTATGTTGACCGTGATCCCGGCGCGGGCCTGCGCGACCATGCCTGCGGCTACGTCACGCGCGACGGTCACAACGGCACCGACTTCGCCCTCAAGACCCTCGCCCAGATGGAGGAGGGCGTGGCCGTGCTCGCCGCCGCCGCTGGTCAGGTCATCGGCGTCCGCGACGTCTTGCCCGACATCTCCGTGACCGATCCCGCCGCCCCGGACATCTCTGGCCGCGAATGCGGCAACGGCGTCAACATCTCCCATCCGGGCGGCTGGTCGACGCAGTATTGCCATCTGAAGCGGGGATCCGTCACCGTCTCCGCCGGTGACAGTGTTTCGGCGGGCACTGTGCTTGGCGAGGTCGGTCTTTCGGGCTTGACCACCTACCCCCACGTCCACATGAGCCTGCGCCGGGGCGGAGCCATCGTGGACCCGTTCCTGCCCGACATGGACAGCACCTGCAGCACCACCCCCGCGACCACGCTCTGGCAGGACCCGCCGGACTACACGCCCGGAGGCCTCATCAGCGCGGGCTTCGCCACCGCGCCCGTATCGCTCGCAGATGCCGCCGCGGGCATCACGGTGCCAGAACGGCTCGACGCCCGCGACACGCCCGCTCTCGTGGCCTGGGCCTACGGCTATGCCGGGCAGGAGGGCGATGTCATCGCCATCGATATCACCGCCCCCGACGGTGCGATCTGGACGTCGGAACAGGCAATCCTCGGCCCCACGGGTCTCAAGCTTTTCCTGCGCTTCGCCGGTAGGCGCCTGACAGAGACCAACCGGCAGGAGGGCACCTTCACCGCGACGGTAACGCATCTGCGCGGCGCCACGGTCCTGGCCGAAGAAAGCGCTGCCATCACCCTCGATTAG
- the clpA gene encoding ATP-dependent Clp protease ATP-binding subunit ClpA, with product MPSFSNTLEQAIHAALALANARRHELATLEHLLLALIDEPDAAKVMQACSVDLDSLRTTLEEFIEDDLSTLITEIEGSEAVPTAAFQRVIQRAAIHVQSSGRTEVTGANVLVAIFAERESNAAFFLQEQDMTRYDAVNFIAHGVAKDPSYGESRPVSGATDENEGFTASDASESGDQKESALAKYCVDLNSKAGKGDVDPLIGRAHEVERCIQVLCRRRKNNPILVGDPGVGKTAIAEGLARKIVQGETPDVLSGTTIFSLDMGALLAGTRYRGDFEERLKAVMTELEEHPDAVLFIDEIHTVIGAGATSGGAMDASNLLKPALQGGKLRCMGSTTYKEFRQHFEKDRALSRRFQKIDVTEPTVEDSVKILKGLKPYFEDHHSVKYTSDAIKTAVELSARYINDRKLPDKAIDVIDEAGAAQHLVAESKRRKTIGQKEIEAVVAKIARIPPKNVSKDDAEVLKDLEVSLKRVVFGQDAAIEALSSAIKLARAGLREPEKPIGNYLFAGPTGVGKTEVAKQLADTLGVEMLRFDMSEYMEKHAVSRLIGAPPGYVGFDQGGMLTDGVDQHPHCVLLLDEIEKAHPDVFNILLQVMDHGTLTDHNGRSVDFRNVILIMTSNAGAAEQAKAAIGFGRDRREGEDTAAIERTFTPEFRNRLDAVISFGALPKDVILQVVEKFVLQLEAQLIDRNVTIELTKPAAEWLADKGYDDRMGARPLGRVIQEHIKKPLAEELLFGKLAKGGNVKVGVKEGKLDLRIESPEKRRLSGGGGDKPPLLTAE from the coding sequence GTGCCGTCTTTTTCGAACACCCTTGAACAGGCCATCCATGCCGCTTTGGCGCTCGCCAATGCTCGCCGCCATGAGCTTGCCACGCTCGAACATCTCCTTCTCGCGCTCATCGATGAGCCGGACGCCGCAAAGGTCATGCAGGCCTGTTCGGTGGATCTCGACAGCCTGCGCACGACCCTTGAGGAATTCATCGAGGATGATCTTTCCACCCTGATCACCGAGATCGAGGGGTCCGAGGCCGTCCCCACCGCCGCATTCCAGCGCGTCATACAGCGCGCCGCGATCCATGTGCAGTCCTCGGGTCGCACGGAGGTGACAGGTGCGAACGTGCTCGTGGCAATCTTTGCCGAGCGCGAGTCGAACGCGGCCTTCTTCCTGCAGGAGCAGGACATGACCCGCTACGACGCGGTCAACTTCATCGCCCATGGTGTGGCGAAGGACCCCTCCTATGGCGAAAGCCGCCCTGTCAGCGGCGCCACGGACGAAAACGAGGGGTTCACCGCCTCGGACGCGTCCGAATCCGGGGACCAGAAAGAGAGCGCACTCGCGAAGTACTGCGTCGATCTCAATTCGAAGGCTGGCAAAGGCGACGTAGACCCGCTCATCGGGCGCGCGCACGAGGTGGAGCGCTGCATCCAGGTTCTCTGCCGCCGCCGCAAGAACAATCCGATCCTCGTGGGTGACCCGGGCGTCGGGAAGACCGCCATCGCCGAAGGCCTCGCGCGCAAGATCGTGCAGGGCGAAACCCCGGACGTGCTCTCCGGCACCACGATCTTCTCGCTCGACATGGGCGCGCTCCTTGCAGGCACTCGCTACCGTGGTGACTTCGAAGAGCGGCTCAAGGCCGTCATGACGGAGCTCGAGGAGCATCCCGATGCGGTCCTATTCATCGACGAGATCCACACGGTGATCGGCGCCGGTGCCACCTCGGGCGGCGCCATGGATGCCTCCAACCTGCTGAAGCCTGCTTTGCAAGGCGGCAAGCTCCGCTGCATGGGCTCCACCACCTACAAGGAATTCCGCCAGCACTTCGAAAAGGATCGCGCGCTCTCCCGCCGGTTCCAGAAAATCGACGTGACGGAGCCCACGGTGGAAGACTCGGTCAAGATCCTGAAGGGCCTGAAGCCCTATTTCGAGGATCACCACTCGGTCAAATACACCTCCGACGCCATCAAGACGGCGGTGGAGCTCTCCGCGCGCTACATCAATGACCGCAAGCTGCCGGACAAGGCCATCGACGTGATCGACGAGGCGGGCGCGGCCCAGCACCTCGTCGCGGAGTCAAAGCGCCGCAAGACCATCGGCCAGAAGGAGATCGAGGCCGTCGTCGCCAAGATCGCCCGCATCCCGCCGAAAAACGTCTCGAAAGACGACGCAGAAGTGCTGAAAGATCTCGAAGTCAGCCTCAAGCGGGTGGTCTTCGGGCAGGACGCCGCCATCGAGGCGCTGTCGTCGGCGATCAAGCTCGCCCGCGCGGGCCTGCGCGAGCCCGAAAAGCCCATCGGCAACTACCTCTTCGCCGGCCCCACCGGCGTGGGTAAGACCGAGGTCGCCAAACAGCTCGCCGATACGCTGGGTGTCGAGATGCTGCGCTTCGACATGTCCGAGTACATGGAAAAGCACGCGGTCAGCCGCCTCATCGGCGCGCCTCCGGGCTATGTCGGCTTCGACCAGGGCGGCATGCTCACCGACGGCGTGGACCAGCACCCGCATTGCGTCCTTCTCCTCGACGAGATCGAGAAGGCGCATCCGGACGTCTTCAACATCCTTTTGCAAGTCATGGACCACGGCACGCTCACCGATCACAACGGTCGCTCCGTCGATTTCCGGAACGTGATCCTCATCATGACCTCGAATGCCGGCGCCGCCGAGCAGGCCAAAGCCGCAATCGGTTTTGGCCGCGACCGCCGCGAGGGCGAGGACACCGCCGCGATCGAGCGGACGTTCACGCCGGAATTCCGCAACCGCCTCGACGCGGTAATCTCCTTCGGTGCCCTGCCAAAGGATGTCATCCTGCAGGTGGTGGAGAAGTTCGTGCTCCAGCTCGAGGCGCAGCTCATCGACCGCAACGTGACGATCGAGCTCACGAAGCCCGCCGCGGAATGGCTGGCCGACAAGGGCTACGACGATCGCATGGGCGCGCGTCCCTTGGGCCGTGTGATCCAAGAGCACATCAAGAAGCCGCTCGCGGAAGAGCTTCTCTTCGGCAAGCTCGCCAAGGGCGGCAACGTCAAGGTGGGCGTGAAGGAAGGCAAGCTGGACCTGCGCATCGAAAGCCCGGAAAAGCGCCGCTTGTCCGGTGGCGGCGGCGACAAGCCCCCGCTCCTCACCGCCGAGTAA
- a CDS encoding class I SAM-dependent methyltransferase, translated as MHLDVRNLRNFYYRSSLGRAAQLAIREQLTMLWPDARGQSVVGYGFAVPMLRPFLKQAARVVALMPGPQGVMHWPVGGPNVSVLCEETLWPLPDESADKLIVLHGLDTSEHPAALLEECYRVLAPEGRAIFIVPNRMSAWARREGTPFSFSRPFTPSQIEARLDYHGLETVNHVTALYQPPRRTRFWLKFGPLMEKVGRQIPGWRGGGVLLVEVKKQVPRPTRPGLGQVISNPLKVLEGIGAPAPEPARRGR; from the coding sequence ATGCATCTCGACGTGCGCAACCTGCGCAACTTCTACTACCGGTCCTCGCTTGGCCGCGCCGCGCAGCTCGCCATTCGAGAACAGCTCACGATGCTCTGGCCGGACGCGCGGGGACAGTCGGTGGTGGGCTACGGTTTTGCCGTGCCGATGCTGCGGCCCTTCCTCAAACAGGCGGCGCGGGTGGTGGCGCTCATGCCCGGCCCGCAGGGGGTGATGCACTGGCCCGTGGGCGGGCCCAATGTGAGCGTCCTGTGCGAGGAGACGCTCTGGCCGCTGCCCGATGAAAGTGCCGACAAGCTCATCGTCCTGCACGGGCTCGATACCTCGGAGCATCCCGCGGCCCTCCTAGAGGAGTGCTACCGCGTGCTGGCGCCGGAGGGTCGGGCGATCTTCATCGTGCCGAACCGCATGAGCGCCTGGGCGCGGCGCGAGGGCACGCCGTTTTCTTTCTCGCGCCCGTTCACTCCATCGCAGATCGAGGCGCGGCTCGATTATCACGGGCTCGAGACGGTGAACCACGTGACCGCGCTCTACCAGCCGCCGCGCCGGACCCGGTTCTGGCTGAAGTTCGGGCCTCTGATGGAAAAGGTGGGGCGGCAGATTCCGGGCTGGCGCGGGGGCGGGGTGCTTCTCGTGGAGGTCAAGAAGCAGGTTCCCCGGCCCACACGTCCCGGCCTCGGGCAGGTGATCTCGAACCCGCTGAAAGTGCTCGAAGGGATCGGAGCGCCCGCACCCGAGCCCGCGCGGCGGGGCCGGTGA
- a CDS encoding biopolymer transporter ExbB → MTHTDREAEPQFSQPIRQILLMVLVLALVAGGCTLAFPVLYPVVAANLWLNGFIAFVFLIGVVATFLQVTQLINSVSWIEGFAAQRVGYDLTKPPQLLAPLAALLRTRGARMQLGSASARSILDSVATRIDEQREITRYLVSLLIFLGLLGTFYGLATTIPALVETIRSLTPTDGETGLDVFGRLQTGLESQLGGMGVAFASSLLGLAGSLVVGLLELFAGHGQNRFYRELEEWVSSITRVSLSGEGEATGEAGAMAQVLDHMQEQMEAMQLMFTQSDISRSMTDEKIAQLTNSMERVAERLAEPDGAEAALVQIAEGQERMIRALGEGGGGDGMDAESRMRLRSIDVQLLRLLEEVSAGRQEAIAELRTDIASLTRALKPARSAAQGNGGSSDRRKGG, encoded by the coding sequence GTGACCCACACTGATCGCGAGGCCGAGCCACAATTCTCGCAGCCCATTCGCCAGATCTTGCTCATGGTGCTCGTCCTCGCATTGGTGGCGGGGGGATGCACGCTTGCCTTTCCGGTGCTCTACCCTGTGGTGGCGGCCAATCTCTGGCTCAACGGCTTCATCGCCTTCGTCTTTCTCATCGGCGTGGTGGCGACCTTCCTGCAGGTGACGCAGCTCATCAACTCGGTCTCCTGGATCGAGGGGTTTGCGGCGCAAAGGGTGGGCTATGACCTCACCAAGCCGCCCCAGCTCCTCGCGCCGCTGGCGGCGCTCTTGCGGACCCGTGGAGCGCGGATGCAGCTCGGCTCCGCCTCGGCACGCTCGATCCTCGATTCCGTGGCCACCCGCATCGACGAGCAGCGCGAAATCACGCGCTATCTCGTGTCGCTTCTCATCTTTCTTGGCCTCTTGGGGACGTTCTACGGTCTTGCCACGACGATCCCCGCGCTGGTGGAGACGATCCGCTCGCTGACGCCCACGGATGGCGAGACGGGGCTCGACGTCTTCGGCCGGCTCCAGACGGGGCTCGAGAGCCAGCTCGGCGGCATGGGGGTGGCGTTTGCGTCTTCGCTCCTCGGCCTCGCGGGCTCCCTCGTGGTGGGCCTTCTCGAGCTCTTCGCCGGCCATGGGCAGAATCGCTTCTACCGCGAGCTCGAGGAATGGGTGTCCTCGATCACGCGCGTGTCGCTTTCGGGGGAGGGCGAGGCCACGGGCGAGGCGGGCGCCATGGCGCAGGTCCTCGATCATATGCAAGAGCAGATGGAGGCGATGCAGCTGATGTTCACCCAGTCCGATATCAGCCGCTCCATGACCGATGAAAAGATCGCCCAGCTCACCAACTCCATGGAACGCGTGGCCGAGCGGCTCGCAGAGCCCGACGGAGCCGAGGCCGCGCTTGTCCAGATCGCCGAGGGGCAGGAGCGCATGATCCGCGCCCTCGGCGAGGGCGGCGGGGGTGACGGCATGGATGCCGAGAGCCGGATGCGGCTCAGGTCCATAGACGTGCAGCTCCTGCGCCTCCTCGAGGAGGTGAGTGCGGGCCGCCAGGAAGCCATCGCAGAACTGCGCACCGACATCGCGAGCCTCACGCGGGCCCTCAAGCCCGCGCGCTCCGCCGCGCAGGGCAACGGCGGCAGCTCGGACCGCCGCAAGGGAGGCTGA